From Labrus bergylta chromosome 22, fLabBer1.1, whole genome shotgun sequence, one genomic window encodes:
- the LOC136177493 gene encoding serine protease FAM111A-like, which yields IATHFPCFCIKEGEVLIISKTPDQVEEEREVRPLLSKDDYVVFYIDTTGGKNTRTKTLFISNAVKKFKFLCVYGEKRITVEEALNRDGRFDNIAGFSLTENDDPEKVFQSNDSIDDLQGRKFKIELPKEKGAKGKKNQGASDKTQCRSDSAAERDVSQQRGGTDRTPGPSNRPEQTPVSGAERHVVHQRGFRVIQESGSDVDHEEIYQMLRQQYPDLKRLMKLRFPGDSYKREQQKVSKENFGKIQNTFSKFHIVKKLIERGESVCKVVENKCSGTGFVLFENFIITNAHLFKNCVEQNTLKQGVNVYVIFNYDTRTDTQNNTFKVEQSCIFYIEDELDYAVLQVQSDLTAQTEQGKHSTLPAGLLESIGEMPVDGAACLIGHPGGDVKQIDLTSIIET from the coding sequence ATAGCCACACATTTCCCCTGTTTTTGTATCAAAGAAGGCGAGGTTCTGATCATATCTAAAACACCAGACCAGGttgaagaggaaagagaggtcCGACCTCTACTTTCAAAGGACGACTATGTTGTCTTCTACATTGATACTACAGGAGGAAAAAACACCAGAACAAAGACACTGTTCATCAGCAATGCTGTCAAGAAGTTTAAGTTCCTCTGTGTTTACGGGGAGAAGAGGATAACTGTGGAAGAAGCTCTGAATAGAGACGGTCGCTTTGATAACATCGCAGGCTTCAGTCTGACCGAAAATGATGATCCAGAAAAAGTCTTTCAAAGTAATGACAGCATTGATGACTTACAGGGAAGAAAATTCAAGATAGAGCTTCCAAAGGAAAAGGGAGCAAAAGGGAAGAAAAACCAAGGTGCCTCAGATAAAACCCAATGTAGGTCTGACAGCGCAGCAGAGAGAGATGTatcacagcagagaggagggacaGACAGAACCCCAGGTCCATCAaacagaccagaacagaccCCTGTCAGCGGAGCAGAGAGACATGTAGTACATCAGAGAGGTTTCAGAGTAATCCAAGAGAGCGGCAGTGATGTCGACCATGAGGAGATTTATCAAATGCTGCGTCAGCAGTATCCAGACCTGAAACGGTTGATGAAACTCAGATTTCCTGGTGATTCTTAtaagagagaacaacaaaaaGTGAGTAAGGAAAACTTTGGAAAGATCCAAAACACCTTCAGTAAATTTCACATTGTCAAGAAGCTGATAGAAAGGGGCGAGTCAGTCTGCAAAGTTGTTGAGAATAAATGCTCTGGCACAGGATTTGTGTTATTCGAAAACTTTATCATAACTAATGCACACCTGTTTAAAAACTGTGttgaacaaaacacactgaagcagggtgtaaatgtgtatgttaTCTTTAACTATGACACtcggacagacacacaaaacaacacattcaaGGTAGAGCAGTCTTGCATCTTCTACATTGAAGATGAACTGGACTATGCCGTTCTTCAGGTCCAATCTGACCTAACAGCACAAACAGAGCAAGGCAAGCACAGTACTTTACCAGCAGGGCTCCTGGAGAGCATTGGGGAGATGCCTGTAGATGGTGCAGCCTGTCTTATTGGTCACCCAGGAGGTGATGTGAAACAAATAGATCTGACATCTATCATTGAGACATAG
- the LOC114921865 gene encoding uncharacterized protein codes for MWVFVLMACLMDQNQATPLPWQQDSLQPALQQQVYQTSPPSSPTPAVGRQRTSSSSSSSSSSSSSSDSSHSSEGVQQLREWQRLENTAVEQIDSSQESWELLRFNSSELISELVLLGQRVGDREGERDTGDDSVGSAESRQRALLLTFHPLMARPRLSGGGPDRTKGEAAPSLGGATGEGGGAVTNAVGTEGDAQEGGVGGAEELPQLSDDSSAERGGLTFDSPGHTHHSYYGNEEGLELGL; via the exons ATGTGGGTGTTTGTGCTGATGGCGTGTCTGATGGATCAGAACCAGGCTACTCCA ttaccatggcaacaagacAGCCTTCAACCAGCTCTTCAGCAGCAGGTGTACCAGACCTCC cCGCCTTCCTCTCCCACTCCTGCTGTTGGACGACAGAGaacatcttcctcctcttcctcctcctcctcctcctcctcctcctctgactccaGCCACAGTTCAGAG GGAGTTCAACAGCTGAGAGAGTGGCAGAGACTGGAGAACacg GCTGTGGAGCAGATAGACTCCTCCCAGGAg agctggGAGCTGCTCAGGTTTAACAGCAGTGAGTTGATCAGTGAACTGGTGCTACTGGGTCAGAGAGTAGGCGatcgagagggagagagagacaccggAGACGACAGCGTGGGGAGCGCCGAGAGCCGCCAGAGG gCTTTGTTGTTGACCTTTCACCCTCTCATGGCTCGACCCCGACTTAGCGGAGGTGGACCTGATCGCACTAAAGGCGAGGCCGCCCCCAGCCTGGGCGGAGCCACAGGTGAGGGAGGCGGGGCCGTCACAAATGCTGTTGGGACTGAGGGAGACGCACAGGAGGGCGGCGTCGGAGGAGCGGAAGAGCTCCCTCAACTGTCAGACGACAGCAGCGCAGAGAGAGGCGGGCTGACCTTTGATTCACCAGGCCACACCCACCACAGTTACTATGGAAATGAGGAGGGGCTAGAGCTTGGGCTGTGA
- the LOC110003295 gene encoding 7SK snRNA methylphosphate capping enzyme-like, translating into MIKMSLDSETVLPNEVSPAFPATGSLSEQPKLAKTGALCSNNGLHPPGNSQHAITSSAPHTQRIAKRRYSMGVGFKGLAKRRRRANSESQSEPVLPSNFLLGGNIFDPLNLNSLLDEDVNKATNQETPKCSPLPLRGEDPVEILVPRDITDPLNLKGGGRGGKEGGGVLLSPLKTRRRHRNRHHGGGGAGGEREVVPARLFPSAAGLTVPALTKVGSVPASPLPCELNTAITCRDEQAPPPILPRRHTHPLPGQAHKHGNQGDNRQRRRRRTTSTRSGDCSANTVTMAAPAKPTKFQTPLVGGAKVGRCGGLESDSSQPPQKKKDKHRYQNGNHSCYYGYNGFYGDKREGRVGLEEDPRLRLLQADWFRDKTVLDVGCAAGHVTLAVARRFNPAHILGVELDKRLVNAAQQNVRHFLSHDLVVEQRRGGRGVSALRSREGGEEEKEESREGGEEEQKNKDQELEEVMGEFQQALSLLPLPLSFRVSRGPLSAPPLLLLPPPSSSSRFPNNITFIQGDYVSEREAWPGRGQYDVILCLGVTKWVQLQSGDVGVITLFKRAYQSLSPGGLFILEPQPWSSYCRSKRASSRTYSHFRTLRLRPEHFTCYLTNNVGFTSYRLLTHTGNQRPVYLFHKGPAHRK; encoded by the exons ATGATCAAGATGTCACTGGACAGCGAGACTGTCCTCCCTAACGAGGTGAGCCCCGCCTTCCCCGCCACCGGCAGCCTGTCAGAGCAGCCAAAACTGGCGAAGACCGGCGCCCTCTGTTCAAACAACGGACTTCATCCGCCGGGAAACAGTCAGCACGCCATCACATCCTCCGCTCCCCACACCCAGCGGATCGCAAAGAGGCGATACTCGATGGGCGTCGGCTTCAAAGGGCTGGCCAAGCGGCGGCGTCGCGCCAACAGTGAAAGCCAATCGGAGCCTGTGCTGcccagtaacttcctgttgggAGGAAATATCTTTGACCCGCTGAACCTCAACTCGCTGTTGGACGAAGACGTCAACAA ggCGACCAATCAGGAGACACCCAAGTGCTCACCCTTGCCTCTGCGGGGAGAAGACCCTGTAGAGATCCTGGTTCCCCGTGACATCACCGACCCCCTGAACCTGAAGGGAGGGGGCAGGGGCgggaaggaggggggaggagttCTGCTGTCCCCgctgaagacgaggaggagacacaggaaCAGACACcatggagggggaggagccggaggagagagggaggtcgTACCTGCCCGACTGTTCCCCTCCGCTGCAGGACTGACAG TTCCTGCGTTGACCAAAGTGGGCAGTGTTCCAGCCTCTCCGCTCCCCTGTGAACTCAACACGGCCATCACCTGTCGAGATGAACAAGCCCCGCCCCCGATCCTACCCAGAAGACACACCCACCCTCTGCCGGGCCAGGCCCACAAACATGGTAACCAGGGCGACAATCGCCAACGGAGACGGCGGCGCACAACCTCAACGAGGTCAGGAGACTGTTCAGCAAAcactgttaccatggcagcccCCGCCAAGCCAACCAAATTCCAGACACCTCTGGTGGGAGGGGCTAAAGTTGGAAG GTGTGGAGGACTAGAGTCAGACTCTTCTCAgccaccacagaagaagaaggacaaaCACCGCTATCAGAACGGCAACCACAGCTGTTACTACGGCTACAACGGTTTCTATGGCGACAAGCGGGAGGGACGAGTTGGGTTGGAGGAGGACCCACGGCTCCGCCTCCTCCAAGCCGATTGGTTCAGAGACAAAACGGTGCTGGATGTGGGTTGTGCTGCGGGTCACGTGACACTGGCTGTAGCTCGCAGATTTAACCCCGCCCACATTCTCGGAGTGGAGCTAGACAAACGATTGGTCAACGCTGCCCAGCAGAATGTTAGACACTTCCTGTCACATGACTTGGTGgtggagcagaggagggggggtagAGGGGTGTCAGCTCTGAGGagcagggaggggggagaggaggaga aggaggagagcagggaggggggagaggaggagcagaagaatAAAGat caggagttGGAGGAGGTGATGGGAGAGTTCCAGCAggccctctctctcctccccctccccctctccttcaGGGTGAGTCGTggtcctctctctgctccccccctcctcctcctcccgcctccctcctcctcctccaggttcCCCAACAACATCACTTTCATCCAG GGCGACTACGTGTCGGAGCGGGAGGCGTGGCCTGGGCGGGGCCAGTACGATGTCATCCTGTGTCTGGGCGTGACAAAGTGGGTGCAGCTGCAGTCAGGCGACGTGGGCGTGATCACGCTGTTCAAACGAGCCTATCAGAGCCTGTCGCCGGGCGGATTATTCATCCTGGAGCCACAACCATGGAGCAGCTACTGCCGCAGCAAGCGGGCCTCG AGTCGGACGTATTCTCACTTCAGGACTCTGAGACTCAGACCAGAACACTTCACCTGTTACCTGACCAACAACGTGGGCTTCACCTCCTACaggctgctcacacacacag gtaACCAGCGGCCGGTCTACCTGTTCCATAAAGGCCCCGcccacaggaagtga
- the LOC136177494 gene encoding uncharacterized protein, whose protein sequence is MLRCVFVCLLLGFISSAPLNSDGDSSSDEDPQLPAVFPVVGGASQQAPPSMIMKVMDTKSNITLSFAIFILPEVWEEGSGTDGGRSDDSSEESTSESIQPITSLFNSSEEMMSDQPMFTSDEGVDDFNNTLNGNDWNQIHTISDDFDVLSNTSIESKVNQKFRVLDESDEFNNGTQSTEIHREPAEPIEPSEDTEMKQTLRGVTLNPANESAPSSQQKFGTDMVEKLVLDPVSQEVTSSSSEITNSVDQDRVSSGRGSKDFRFGSSLQKVFRSMKEVVGRLSGNQGVMGRYHSVVGSTLNPVPVSQEGLSLSNEESLETGNFSREGSDSESPTSFSSESLGVITYSIQNSSSLNPASQDQDVPSMILSGPNDTISQVHSKNSAKYLTHMDVSLDSQQSDGTKKVLGATPISLNGGQVGYSRSSSESVESLETVGFSGARPDSKNQTSVSSDSEESPEATYGIHTGTGSGYFTQQVTGSISTSISDYL, encoded by the exons ATGCTGCGGTGCGTGTTCGTCTGCTTGCTGCTCGGCTTCATTTCTTCAGCTCCG ctgaatTCGGACGGTGACTCTTCCTCTGATGAAGATCCACAG CTGCCTGCTGTGTTCCCTGTAGTGGGAGGAGCCTCCCAACAAGCCCCGCCCAGCATGATCATGAAGGTTATGGACACAAAATCAAACATCACACTGAGCTTCGCCATCTTCATCCTCCCTGAGGTATgggaggagggaagtgggaCTGATGGTGGAAG ATCAGACGACAGCAGTGAAGAAAGTACATCAGAGAGCATCCAGCCAATCACATCGCTTTTTAATTCGTCAGAGGAAATGATGAGTGATCAACCGATGTTTACTTCTGATGAAGGTGTTGATGATTTCAACAACACTCTCAACGGGAACGACTGGAACCAAATACATACCATTTCTGATGACTTTGATGTTTTAAGTAACACCTCCATTGAGTCCAAGGTGAATCAGAAGTTTAGAGTTTTGGATGAATCTGATGAATTTAACAACGGCACACAGAGCACAGAGATACACCGTGAGCCAGCAGAACCCATTGAACCCTCTGAGGACACCGAAATGAAACAAACCCTTCGGGGAGTCACTTTAAATCCAGCAAACGAGAGTGCTCCCAGCAGTCAGCAGAAGTTTGGCACTGACATGGTGGAAAAACTGGTTCTGGACCCGGTTTCCCAGGAGGTGACGAGTTCTAGTTCAGAGATAACTAACTCAGTGGACCAGGACAGGGTCAGTTCTGGCAGAGGTAGCAAGGACTTCAGGTTTGGTTCTAGTCTTCAGAAGGTGTTTCGCTCCATGAAGGAGGTTGTGGGTCGTCTTTCAGGTAACCAGGGAGTGATGGGAAGATACCACAGTGTTGTAGGTTCAACTTTAAATCCTGTTCCTGTCAGTCAGGAGGGTTTAAGTCTGAGTAATGAGGAGAGTTTAGAAACTGGTAACTTCAGCAGAGAAGGATCAGATTCGGAAAGTCCGACCAGTTTTAGTTCAGAGAGTCTCGGGGTCATTACATACAGTATCCAGAACAGTTCTAGCTTAAACCCAGCCAGTCAGGATCAGGATGTACCCTCTATGATCTTGAGTGGACCAAATGACACCATATCCCAGGTTCACAGTAAGAACAGTGCCAAGTACCTCACTCATATGGATGTTAGTTTAGACAGTCAGCAATCTGATGGTACAAAGAAGGTTCTTGGTGCAACTCCAATTTCTCTAAATGGTGGTCAGGTGGGTTATAGTCGGAGTTCTAGTGAGAGTGTTGAGAGTTTAGAAACTGTTGGCTTCAGTGGAGCCCGACCAGATTCAAaaaatcagaccagtgttagTTCAGACAGTGAGGAGAGTCCTGAGGCCACCTATGGTATCCATACCGGCACTGGTTCAGGATATTTCACACAGCAAGTCACAGGTTCCATATCAACGTCTATCTCTGACTATCTCTGA